In Mytilus edulis chromosome 6, xbMytEdul2.2, whole genome shotgun sequence, the following proteins share a genomic window:
- the LOC139529125 gene encoding uncharacterized protein — protein MSITYICQHFDILTMSWCDLPEFDGTEPFEGFWMKFSIFAERFNWSSSDMAFYLVTSLRGKALEYVSYLPNRDLYNVSVLYSALKSRFGDIETAQICRMKLKNITMLTSESVQEYVCRTEINVRKSFPGVNEYLLVKLITEYAIYGYPDGNIGYRVLTKEPSTVSELIKEILWQEHCRQSLKSVEKSRCTEDSNFEKHFEIGNKRNMNFTEHDIRRNKVSENTDVDMQSDISLYNSNQKLGKENYTVGKLNVRNNFVYPIEQSVYYIAESYELKHEEFCDVIEATEFEVAKVLDEEIAILELPRVEKQTVVTGGTEVVIVRKVELKYEELNEIVAATEIAVAKVSNLMTTNFGSPNVEQQTIPSGEVEIVSVRKWTAIDQSDVHFDISKHDDEKNYDKPRVSTYTGLSRPVYGKDFTYKELVRGNGFTQFRDSNIYENSYTRDVCSCGSSMLPEMNWKTRTRNLS, from the coding sequence atGTCTATAACTTATATTTGTCAGCATTTTGATATATTAACCATGAGCTGGTGTGACTTACCAGAGTTTGACGGTACTGAACCTTTTGAAGGTTTCTGGATGAAATTTTCTATCTTTGCTGAACGTTTTAATTGGTCATCTAGTGATATGGCTTTTTATTTGGTTACTTCACTGAGAGGTAAAGCTTTAGAATATGTGTCGTATTTACCAAACAGAGATCTTTATAATGTATCTGTCTTGTATTCTGCATTGAAAAGTCGATTTGGTGATATTGAGACTGCTCAGATTTGTagaatgaaattgaaaaatataactaTGCTTACAAGTGAAAGCGTTCAAGAGTACGTATGTAGAACTGAGATAAATGTTCGGAAATCGTTCCCTGGTGTGAACGAATATTTATTAGTGAAGCTGATTACTGAGTATGCTATATATGGATATCCTGATGGGAACATTGGATATAGAGTTCTGACTAAAGAACCGTCAACAGTTAGTGAACTGATCAAAGAAATATTGTGGCAGGAACATTGTAGACAATCTTTAAAGTCCGTAGAAAAGTCGCGTTGCACTGAAGACAGTAACTTTGAGAAACATTTTGAAATAGGCAATAAGCGTAATATGAATTTCACAGAGCATGATATTCGGAGGAATAAAGTTTCTGAAAATACTGACGTTGATATGCAAAGCGACATTAGTTTATATAATAGTAACCAGAAATTGGGAAAAGAGAATTATACTGTTGGTAAATTAAATGTACGTAATAATTTCGTTTATCCGATCGAACAGTCTGTTTATTACATCGCTGAGTCATATGAATTGAAACATGAGGAATTTTGTGACGTTATTGAGGCAACTGAATTTGAAGTTGCGAAAGTTTTGGACGAAGAGATAGCTATCTTGGAACTTCCGCGCGTTGAAAAGCAGACAGTGGTTACTGGTGGAACAGAGGTTGTTATCGTTAGAAAGGTTGAATTGAAATATGAGGAGCTTAATGAAATTGTTGCGGCAACTGAGATTGCAGTTGCAAAAGTTTCTAATCTAATGACAACTAACTTTGGAAGTCCAAACGTTGAACAACAGACGATACCCTCTGGTGAGGTAGAGATAGTTAGCGTCCGAAAATGGACAGCCATTGATCAAAGTGACGtacattttgatatttctaaacatgatgatgaaaaaaattatgacaaaccTAGAGTTTCAACATATACTGGATTATCGAGACCAGTATATGGAAAGGACTTCACATATAAAGAACTTGTACGTGGAAATGGGTTCACCCAATTTCGAGATAGTAACATCTATGAAAACAGTTATACACGTGATGTTTGCTCCTGTGGATCGTCAATGTTACCTGAGATGAACTGGAAAACACGAACGCGCAATTTGTCTTGA